A genomic segment from Peribacillus sp. ACCC06369 encodes:
- the rpiB gene encoding ribose 5-phosphate isomerase B, translated as MKVAIASDHGGIHIREEIKNLMNELQIPFEDFGCECSTSVDYPDYALPVAEKVAQGEFDRGILICGTGIGMSIAANKVKGIRCALVHDVYSAKLTRQHNDTNMLAMGERVIGPGLAREIAQTWLTSEFEGGRHQNRIGKIAEYEGKHS; from the coding sequence ATGAAAGTTGCGATTGCTTCGGATCATGGTGGTATACATATCCGTGAAGAAATAAAGAATTTAATGAATGAGTTACAGATTCCATTTGAAGATTTTGGCTGTGAATGCAGTACTTCAGTGGATTATCCTGATTATGCCTTGCCGGTTGCTGAAAAAGTGGCACAGGGTGAGTTCGATCGGGGTATTTTAATCTGTGGCACTGGAATTGGAATGAGCATTGCAGCCAATAAGGTTAAAGGGATACGATGTGCATTGGTTCATGATGTCTATAGTGCGAAATTGACCCGTCAGCATAATGATACCAATATGTTAGCGATGGGTGAACGTGTCATTGGCCCGGGTCTTGCCAGGGAAATTGCACAAACATGGCTGACTTCGGAATTTGAAGGCGGGCGTCATCAAAACAGGATCGGAAAGATAGCGGAGTATGAAGGTAAACACAGCTAA